The window TGAAATTGAAAAATGAGGTAATTTTTTTAAAAAGTTTAAAATTCCGTCTATAGGATTAATAATCCATATAGTATTTTTATATTTGAAGATAAAAAAATTTTCTTTATTTAAAATAACAATATTTTTAGAATATATATTATAAAATGTTTTAGTAATGATATTAATTAAGTTTTTATTAATTTTTTTTATTAAAATATTACTATCATAGTTATTATTATATATATTTGCATTCTGCATTTCATAATTTTTTATAATAATATTACCAATATTACGTATTATACGTATAGCGATATTAAGCATTGGAGAACGCATATATTATTTCTCATTTATATTCATTCTTATATTATAAACTAAATAATTAAATAATATTTTTATTTTATAATAAAAAAATAATATTTAAAATATTTATTTAAATAATATTGTTTTTTAAAAAAAAACATTTATTATTTAAATAAATATTTTAAATATTATTTTTTTATTAATTATGTTAAAAATTACAAAATTAGCTCAAGAATATTTTTTAAAATTATTATCTAAAAAAAAAGAAAATACATGTATTAGAATTTCTGTTTTTGTAAAAAATAATATATTTAAAGGTAATGTTGCTTTTTGTGATATACAAAAAATTAAAGATAATGATATTAAATTAAATTTTAATAAATTAAATATATTTATAGAATTTAATAGTTTAAAATTTTTAGAAGATATTAAAATAGATCTTATAAAAAAAAAATTATCTAAAAAATTAAAATTTATAGTTTTAAGTACAAATAATATTACAATTAAAAAAAATATACAAGATTTAAAAAAAAATATTAAAGATTTTTTAAAAAATACAATTAATCCTAAATTATTAAATCATGGTGGTTTTATAAGATTAAAAAATATAACAATTAATAATATTGTATTAGTAGAATTTCATGGTGGTTGTCAAGGATGTGCAATGAGTAATTATACTCTACAAAATTGGATTAAAAAAGAAATATTACATCATTTTCCAGAAATTAAAGAAGTACATGATGTGACTTTACATAAAAAAAATGAATTATCTTATTATTAAGTAAATAAATATATCATTTTTTATTTAAATATTTTATTCTTTTTAAGAATATATATTAAGTAATTTAATAATTTAAAAAATATTTATACATTTAAATATTTAAATAAGGAATAAAGATATATGCCTGTAATAGTTCCCCAAAAATTACCTGCTATTAATTTTTTAAAAAAAGAGAACATATTTTTATTAACAAAATCTAAAAAATATAAAAAAAACTCAAATACATTAAAAATTCTTTTTTTAAATTTAATGTTTAAAAAAATTGAAACAGAAAATCAAATTATTAGATTATTATCAAATTCATCTCTATTAATAGAGTTATCATTATTATCTGTACGTGATAATGAATCATCTAATAATGTATCTATTGATCATATTAATAAATATTATCTTAATTTAGATCAAATATATAATAAATATTATGATGGTTTAATTATTACGGGTGCTCCTTTAGGATTAATTAACTTTACAGATATAAGATATTGGAAAGAATTTGTAAAAATTATACATTGGGCAGAAGATCATGTAAATTCTATTTTCTCAATATGCTGGTCTGTACAAGCAATACTTAATATATTATATAATATTCCTAAAAAGATTAATCAATCAAAATTATTAGGTATATTTAAACATAAAATATTATTAAAAAATAATTTTTTAGTACAAGGATTTGATGATTATTTTTTTGTTCCTCATTCCAGATATTCTGATTTTTCTTTACAATTTATACAATATTATACTGATTTAAAAATTATTTCTTATTCAGAAAAAGCAGGTGTATATATTTTTTCAAGTAATAAAAATAAATATATATTTATTACTGGTCATCCAGAATATGATGCATTAACAATAAATAAAGAATATTTAAATGATGTAAAAAATAACTTACATGTTCATATACCTTATAATTATTATCCTCTAAATAATAGGAAATTAATACCTAAAATAACTTGGAGAAGTCATGGTAATTTATTATTTTTAAATTGGTTAAATTATTTATTTTATAAATAAAAAATATTTTTTATAAATTTTTGAAAATATTTAATTTTAAAAGGAGTTTTAATGTTAACTACTAAATATTTATTTTTTACATCTAAAAACAAAATATATGTTAATAATCTCAACAGTTATTTTTTAATGGTTAAGTCAGGAATGGTAAGAAAATTATCTTCAGGAATATATACTTGGTTACCTACAGGGTTAAGAGTAATTAATAACTTTAAAAAAATAATACGTTATTTTATGACAGATATAGGAGCAATAGAATTATTATTACCTATTTTACATCCCAGTAATATATGGGAAAAAAGTGGACGTATAAATGAGTATGGTGAAGAATTATTAAAAATTTTAGATCGGAAAAAAAAGAATTTAATTTTAGCACCCACTCATGAGGAAGTTATTACTTACTTAATAAATAATGAAATAAAATCATATAAATCTATACCTATTCACTTATATCAAATACAAACAAAATTTAGAGATGAAATAAGATCTCGTTTAGGTGTTATTCGTGCTAAAGAATTTTTAATGAAAGATAGTTATTCTTTTCATATAAATAATATTTCTTTAAAAGAAACTTATAATATTGTATTAAAAACTTATAAAAAAATATTTAATTTTATGAATATAAAATATTTAATTATAAAAGCTGATAATAATATTATTGGTGGTGATATTTCTCATGAATTTCATATTTTATCCAAAAATGGAGAAAATTCAATTGTTTTATCTAAAGATAAAAAATTTATTTCTAATAAAAAATTAGAAGAATATTTTTTTAATAAACAATATAATTTAAATAAAAAAAAATTTCTTAAAAGAAAAATATTAATTTATAAAAATTGTTTAAATTATAAAAAATTAGCTAAAAATTTTAATTTATCTCTAAAAAATATTATTAAAACAATTATTGTTAAAACATTAGATAAAAAAAATCCTTTTATTGCTTTATTAATTAGAGCAGATTATGAATTAAATTTTCATAAAATTAAGAAAATTGATAATAAAATAACAAGAATTTTATCAAATATAGAAATAGAAAAAATTTTTAAAATGAATATACATTCAATAGGCCCTTTTCATTTAAAAATACCTGTTATAGGAGATTATTCTATAATTAATATGTATAATTTTGTTATAGGAGCTAATATTAAAGATAAATATTTTATTAATACAAATTGGAAAATAAATTTATCTATCCCTCATAATATTCAAGATATTCGTTATATTACTAATGATGATTTAACTCCAATTAAAAAAAATTTAATAAAGATTAAACGTAGTATAGAAATAGCTCATATTTTTCAAATTGGTAAAAAATATTCAAAAATCATGAATACTTATATATATGATCAAAATAAACTTAAAAAATTTATATATATGGGATGTTACGGAATTGGTATATCAAGATTAATTGCAGCTATAATAGAACAAAATTACGATTCAAAAGGAATTGTATGGCCTAACCCTTTTTTAGCACCTTTTTTGGTAGCTATTATTCCAATTAATATGTATAAATATTCTTTAGTTGAAAAATATTCTTTTTTAATTTATAAAAAATTTAAATTATTAGGTATAAATATTATTTTTGATAATCGTAATGAAACTCCTGGAGTTATGTTTGCTGATATAGATTTAATTGGAGTACCATATGTAATTATAATTAATAATAACAATATAATTAATAAGAATGTTGAATATAAAAATAGAACAACAGGATTAAAAAGTATTATTTCTGTAGATGTAATTGTTGATTTTATTTTTCATAAAATTAAATTAAATAAATTTTTTAACATATTTTATTCCAAAAGATAAAAAAATTATCTTTTTTAGATAATTTTGCTTTACCTTCTCTAGTAATTAATTTATTTTCTAGATCAGCAATTAATGTTTTATTATAAAATAATAATGGAATTTGTTCTCTTTTCCATTTAGGAATAGATAATTTTTTCCATATATTATTCATATTTATTGAACTTTTAATATTATTAAAATAAAATTTTCCTAAAATATTAAATTTGACATATATAATTTCATTAGATTTAGGTTTTCTAATATATATTGATTCTTTTTTATAATTAAAATTTATATATAATATTATTAATTTTCCTAATTTATGAGGTAATAGAAGAGGAATATTAAAATTATTCCAAGTTAAAATGATATTTTTTAGATAAGGGAAATATTTTATACAAAATAAATAATTTTTATGTTTTCGAATAATATATTTTCCTATTTTAACTTGAGGATTATTATTATTTTTACAACAAATAATTTCATTCCATATAATAAGTAATGTTTTTCTAGAAGGCATATAATAATATTTATTATATTCTATCCATTTTCTAATAATAAAATTTCTTTTTGCAAAACTATAGTTATGTAAAGGTTTAATAAATAAACTATTATCTTTCTGTATTAATTTTATTAATATCGGATTTATTAAATCCGTTAATAATTCTTCTTGTTCTTTATAATTTGTTATAGCTTTAATAATTGAATTTTTAAAAAAAGGCCATCTTTTAGTTATTTGTGGTAAAATAATATTACGTAAAAAATTACGATCATATTTTATATTTTTATTACTAGAATCTTCTATCCATTTTAATTTTTCTTGTATAGCATAATCAATTATTTTTTTTTTACTTATATTAAGTAATGGTCGAAATAATATGATTTTATTAAAAATCTTAATTTTAGCTATGCCTGATAAACCTTTTGGACCACTACCTCTTTTTAAAAATAAAAAAAAATTTTCACATTGATCATCCAAATGATGAGCAGTTACTAATATTTCATTTTTTTGAATAATATTTTGAAAAATCTGATATCTTTTTTTACGAGCATATTTTTCTATATTACTTTTTATTTTAATATTTATTTTTTTATAAATAAATGGTATGTTCCATTTTTTACAATGGAAAAAACAATTTTTCATCCAATTATGTGATTCATAATTCAAATTATGATTAATATAAATAGCTCTTAATAAAAGAGGATATTTTTTTCTTAATTTAAATAAATTATACAATAAGACTGTAGAATCTATTCCTCCACTATATGCTATTAATATTTTTTTAAATTTTTTAAATATTAATTGTATTTTTTTTTCTATTAACATATTTAAATAGTTATTATATTAAAATTAAGATAATAAGATTATTCATTAAATTCTAATTTAATAAAATTATTATCTAATAAATCAATAAATTTATCAAAATTACTTGTATGAATAGAAATAAAATAAGATTTAGTAAAATAAATTTTATTTTTAAAATCTGAATTTTTATAAAAAAAATATATTTGTATATTTTTTTCATCTTTTTTCTTTTTAAAAAATAAAAAAGTTTTTAAAAATTTAAAAAAAAATTTATTTTTTAAAATTTTCTTATTTATAAAAATAATATTTATACTATTTAAATATTTTTCTCTATAAGTTATAATATCCATTATACGATTAACATCACATACAAATAATTTTAATCGGTTATTAAAATATAATACTCCATTTATTATAACAATATTATTTATTATAATAATATCTTTTTTGTTATTTAAAAGCTCTAAAGCTAAATGTATTTCAATAATATTTGAACTATCATCTAAATTAAAACATAAAAATTTTTGTTTTTTATAGGTATAAAAAGTCCGTATATTGCTAATAATACCACCTATAGTTATATTAATAGGTAATTTATAATTTTTTTTATATTTTATGAGTATATTATGTATATTCTTCATTTTTGTATAGAATAAAATTTCTTTTAAATATACACTTATTGGATGTCCTGTTAAATAACAACCTAAGATATTTTTTTCTTTTATCAAAATATCTTTTTTAGTCCACATTAAATTTATATCATTACGAATATATTTTTTATCTTGTAGTAATATTTTATTATCTTTATTAAAAAAATCTATTTGACCTGTTTTCTGTTCTTCTAAATATGTATTAATAATTTTTATAATTTTTTCTAAATTATTTATTAATAATCCTCTATTAAAATTAAAATAATCTAATGATCCAGATAAGATTAATATTTCTATAATTTTTTTATTTATTTTTTTAAAATTAATTTCAGTAAAAAAAGTAAATATAGATTTAAAAAATCCTATTTTCTCCCTAGTTTTCAATATATTATTAGCTTGTTGTTCACCAATACCTTTAATAGCTCCTAATCCATATACAATATTATTATCTTTATTAACATGAAATTTATATAAACTATGATTAATACTAGGTGGTAAAATATTAATTTTCATATTTTTACATTCATTTATTAAATGAATAATTTTATTTGTATTATCCATTTCTGATGTTAAAACAGCAGCCATAAATTCTGCAGGATAATATTTTTTTAACCATAAAGTTTGATAAGTTATTAAAGCATATCCAGCTGAATGAGATTTATTAAATCCATAAGAAGCAAATTTTTCAAGATAATCAAAAATTTTCATAGATAAAGTATTATTAATTTTTAATTTTTTTGCACCATGTAAAAAACGTTTTCTTTGTTCTGCCATTTCCTTATGTTGTTTTTTACTTATTACTCTTCTTAAAATATCTGCTTCTCCTAAACTATAGCCTGCTAAGACTTGAGCTATTTTCATAACTTGTTCTTGATATAGAATAATTCCATATGTAGGTTGTAAAATTGATTTTAATTTTTTATGTTGCCAATTTTTATCAGGATATGAAATATTTTCTCTACCATGTTTTCGATTAATAAAATTTTCAACCATACCTGATTGCAAAGGTCCTGGTCTAAATAAGGCTAGTAATGCTATTAAGTCTTCAAAATTATCTGGTTTTAATTGTTTAATTAATTCTTTAATACCTTTAGATTCTAATTGGAAAATACCTGTAGTTTTTGCTGTTTTTAAAAAATTAAAAATTAGTTTATCATTTAAATTAATATTATTAATATTAATTAATTTTTTATTATTTTTAATAGATTTTTTATTAATCATATTTAAAGCATGATGTATAACAGTTAAAGTTCTCAAACCTAAAAAATCAAATTTAACTAAACCAATATCTTCAATATCATTTTTATCAAATTGAGTAACTATGTTTTCTCCATTATTATCACAATATATCGTTGTATATTTAATAATATTGTTAGGTGCTATAACAACTCCTCCTGCATGTTTCCCAATATTTTTTATTGTTCCTTCTAATTTTAAAGAAGTAAGTACTAATTCTTTAATATTAATATCTGATTTATATAAATCAGATAATTTTTTATTATTCATAAATGCTTTTTTTAAATTAATACCTAAATCAAAAGGAATTAATTTTGAAATACGATTAATAAAATCATATGGATAACCTAAAACTCTTCCTACATCTCTTATTACAGATTTTGCGGTCATAGTTCCAAATGTTATAATTTGAAATACTGATTCTTGTCCATATATTTTTTTTATATGATTAATTACTAAATCACGTTTTTCCATACAAAAATCAATATCAAAATCTGGCAATGATATTCTTTCTATATTTAGAAATCTTTCAAAAATTAAATCAAATTTAATAGGATCTAGATTAGTAATATCTAAAACATAAGCTACTAAAGAACCAGCCCCTGAACCTCTTCCTGGACCTACAGGAATATTATTATTCTTTGCCCATTTAACAAATTCCATAACTATAAGGAAATAACTAGGAAAACCCATTTTATTAATAATATATAATTCTTGATCTAATCTTTTTTTGTATATTTTTTTTTTTATTTTAAATAAATTTGATTTTGGATATAAATTTTTTAATTTTTTTTCTAAATTTATATAAGATTTTTTAATAATATATTGTTCTGGCGTGATATTTTTTTTTATATAAAATTTAGGTAAAAAATGTTTATTAAATAATAAAAAAATATTACATCTTTTTGCAATTTCTACACTATTAGATAGTGCTTCAGGTATATCTTTAAATAAAAAACACATTTCTTTTGTATTTTTTAAAAATTGTTCTTTACTATAATTAGATTTTTTATAACTTTTATTTAAATGATATCCTTTATTAATTGCTACTCGAATCTCATGTGTATAAAAATCATTTTTATTTAAAAAACGTACATTATTTGTAGCTACAACAGGAAGAGCAAAATAATTAGATAGATTTAATATTGAATTTATATAAGTTTCTTCATAAATAGAGTTAGTTCTAGTAATTTCGAAATAAAAACAATTATGAAAATATTTTTTAAAAAAAAAAATTATTTCTTTAACTGAAAAAAGGTTTTTTTGTAAGATATTCTTACCAATTTCACCTTGTAATCCACCAGATAATATAATTAATCCTTTATTATATTTTTTTAATAAATTATAAGTAATAACAGGACCTATATTATCATCATATCCATTTTTATACGCATAAAAAATTAATAATTTAATATTTTTTAAACCAGTATTATTCATAGCTAATATCGTTAAAATAGAATATTTATTAGAATTAATATTATTTAAATTTTCTATTTGTACATCTACACCAATTATAGGTTTTAAGCCAAATTTATAAGATATTTTATAAAATTTCACTAAACTAAATATATTATTAAGATCAGTAATAGCTATTGCTGGCATATTCAATAATACACTTTTTTTTACAAGTTGTGTGATTTTCGCAAGACCATCTTTAATAGAATAATCACTATGGACATGTAAATGAATAAATTTTGGATCATTCATATTTTTTATATTAAAACTTTCATACACATAATTTTTGATTTACAAATAATTTTATTATTAATAATGGCTATACTATTAAAACAAAGTAAAGAATTTTTTTGTTTTTTTAAAATACTTTTTATTATTATTTGATCTCCTGGAAAAGCTGGTTTCTTAAAACGAGTTTTATCAATACCAACAAGATAATAAAATATTTTTTTTTCTAATTTTTTATTATTTATACTTTTATATATTAAAATACCTGTAGTTTGTATCATAGATTCTAATAATAATACTCCAGGATAAATTGGATTTTTAGGGAAATGACCTTGAAAATAAGGTTCATTCATAGAAATATTTTTTATAGCATTTAAAAACTTAAACTTTTTAAATGCTATAACTTTATCTACTAAAATAAATGGATATCTATGAGGTAAAATAGATAAAATTTTATTTATATTTAACATATAATTTTATATTCTAAAAAATAAATTTATTATACGATTTTAAAAACCATTAATTAATCTAAAATTTATTTATTATATAAATAAAATATTATCTTGTTGTATTGCTAAATCAATAACATCATTTGTTATATCTTTAACATTTTTTATATAAGCTATAGTAGAAACATCTAAAACAAGATTATAATGTCCTTTTTCTGCAATAATATTAATTAATTTACTTATGAAAAATAATATTTTATTACGTGCTTGTTCTTGTCTTTGATTATTTTTTTGTGTAAAATACTCTATTTTTTGTAATAATATTTTTTTTTCATATATAATTTCTTTTTGTATTTCTTCTTTAGCTTTTTTTGATAATTTTTTATTTTTTAATTTTTTTATTTTAGATAAAAATGATTTTTTCATTTTTTCTATTACTAAAAAATCAGCATGTAATTCTTGTTCTAATTTTTTAGCTATTTTTTCTTTTTGAGGTATTGCATTAAAAATTTTTGCAATATTCATTACTACTATTTTGGGACAACAATAAGCATTATTAAATGGTACGATAAATACCATTATTAATAATGTTATTTTAAAAATATGTTTCATATTAAATATATTCCTCATGTTTATTTAAATTTTATAAAATTACCATTCTTTTAAAAAACTAAATTGTAAAAATTGAATTTTATCTGTTTTATATGTTTTAAACGGGTATGCAAAAGATATAATAATATTTCCAAATGGAGTATGAAATTGAAAAGATAAACCTATAGAAGACCTTATTTGTGAAAAAATATTAAAATTAGGAATTTTATATAATTTAAATAAATAATTATTTTTCCATGAAGTATCTATCAAATTTCCAATATCTAAAAAAATCGAAGAGCTTATTTGTTTGATATAATTATTATCTAAAAATGGGAGAGGAAAAATTAATTCATTATTTATATTAAATAAAATATTACCTCCAATTGGATTATCAGATAAACAAATAGTTTTTCCATTATTACAATGATAATTTTTTGAATTATAATAAATTCCTTTAGGACCAATACTATTATTTTTAAAACCTCTAATTGTATTAGAACCTCCTAAATAAAAATTTTTATAAAAAGGATATTTACCACCTAAAAAACCATTACCATAACCAAAATGACTTTTAAATAAAAATATTGGAGAATTTTGTAAAAAATTTTTAAATATTTGCAAATTTATAGGGAAATATCTTGAATAATGAAAATTAATCTTATAATTACGATTTTTACTATACCAGGGAATAGAAAAATATGTATTTAAAGAACTAAAAATACCATTTGATGGAATATTTAAATCATTTAAATTATTAAATATAAAAGTATAATTAATTATAAATTCATCTAATAAATAACTATTATATGATTTACTATACATTTTATATCCTATGTATCGAAGATAATTCCATAAAGACAATTGTGGTTCAATATTACTAATTTGGTTTTGTATAAATCCAATACTATTAGTAATAATAAAATTATTATTAATAGGTAATTTTAAAATTCCAAAAATACCTTTATTTTTATTTATATAATTATAAAAAAAATTATTCTCTTCGTCATTTATTGTATTTAAAAATATTTTTATACCAGCATTAATTTTTTTAAAAAAAACATGATTTTTCATTATAAAAAATTCTAAATAAGAATGATAAAAATTTTTACTAAAATTTAAATCTATATCATAACCAGTACCTATAAAATTATTTTGTTGTAGAACAGTATTAAATCCTAATAAACCTCCTTGAATCATTCCTAATCCTGATTTTAAAGATCCTTCATTTTTTTCATCAACTTCATAGGTAATATCTAATGTATGATTTAAATCATTATTTTTATGTAAAAATATTTCTACTTTATTAAAGTATCCTAAAGAATATAATCTTTCTTTAGTTTTTTTAATTGATTCAATATTAAGAGGTGCCCCTTCTATTTGTAGTAATTCATTTCTTAAAATATAATCTTGAGTTAAATTATTTCCTAAAAAATTTATTTTTCTTACATAATATTGTTCATTAGTTTTGATATTGAAAATTATATTTATTTTATTATTTTTTTCATCCAAAATTGTTTTTATTTTAATGATAGGATTTAAAAATCCATTTTTTCCTAAATCTTTTTTAATTTTTTTTCTTAAGTTAATAATTTTATCGTTTTGGTAAATTGAACCAGGAATAATATTAATTATATTTTTAATATATTGAAAATATTTTTTTTTATCAATATTTATTATTATTTTATTATAAAAAAATTTTTTATTTTCTTCAATTTTTATTATTAAATAGATATTTTTTTTATTAAATGACAAAGTTTGTGTAACGTTTTTAATTTTAAAATTTATATATCCTTTATTTATATAAAAATTTTTTAAATTATTTAAAATTTTATGAATGAAATTAATTTCATATTTATTTTTTTTTGAAAAAATAAATAAAAAATTATTGTTTATTTTTAAATAGTTCAATAAAAAATTTGTTGTATAAACGTTATTTCCTATAATATTAATTTGTTTAATATTGGTAAAACCATCTTCTTTAAAAAATATTAAAATATTTACTTTATTATTTACATCTTTTACTATTTTGATTTTAATAAATGAAGAAAACATTGCATATTTTAAAAAAACAAATTCTATATTTTTTCTTAAAAAAAATAATGAATAACTATTTAATATTTCACCTTTTTTAATATTTAATTTATTTAATAAAAAATCAAGA is drawn from Enterobacteriaceae endosymbiont of Donacia vulgaris and contains these coding sequences:
- the bamA gene encoding outer membrane protein assembly factor BamA, with translation MISNSFKKKYFIKSIKYLKYIFIFLLIFHINIICHANLLKKKNYCIKNIIFFGLNKINLQYLNEFLYTNKKNCFSLKEISNIIHLLYNTDIVNVINVYQKKDYFFVEVIEKPIINNIVIKGNKFINNDVLDFLLNKLNIKKGEILNSYSLFFLRKNIEFVFLKYAMFSSFIKIKIVKDVNNKVNILIFFKEDGFTNIKQINIIGNNVYTTNFLLNYLKINNNFLFIFSKKNKYEINFIHKILNNLKNFYINKGYINFKIKNVTQTLSFNKKNIYLIIKIEENKKFFYNKIIINIDKKKYFQYIKNIINIIPGSIYQNDKIINLRKKIKKDLGKNGFLNPIIKIKTILDEKNNKINIIFNIKTNEQYYVRKINFLGNNLTQDYILRNELLQIEGAPLNIESIKKTKERLYSLGYFNKVEIFLHKNNDLNHTLDITYEVDEKNEGSLKSGLGMIQGGLLGFNTVLQQNNFIGTGYDIDLNFSKNFYHSYLEFFIMKNHVFFKKINAGIKIFLNTINDEENNFFYNYINKNKGIFGILKLPINNNFIITNSIGFIQNQISNIEPQLSLWNYLRYIGYKMYSKSYNSYLLDEFIINYTFIFNNLNDLNIPSNGIFSSLNTYFSIPWYSKNRNYKINFHYSRYFPINLQIFKNFLQNSPIFLFKSHFGYGNGFLGGKYPFYKNFYLGGSNTIRGFKNNSIGPKGIYYNSKNYHCNNGKTICLSDNPIGGNILFNINNELIFPLPFLDNNYIKQISSSIFLDIGNLIDTSWKNNYLFKLYKIPNFNIFSQIRSSIGLSFQFHTPFGNIIISFAYPFKTYKTDKIQFLQFSFLKEW